AAATCTAATATATCAGGTGACACCGTCACCACACAACCTTTGGGTTGTATCACTTTAGCTTTATATGTAGCAGCACCATTTCCAACATTGGTAACAGTTCTCTTAAATTTGTGAACCATTGATGTTGTTTTATTGCTATATAATGCTATAAATGAAGGGTAATTAAGATCAAAAGAAGGGTTTTCACAATCATAAGAACTTGATCTTGTAATTGTTAAAATTTGCGTCTTCGTGTACTTCAACGCACAAAGAAGATTAACATAGTCTTGTGGTGTAGCATCATATATCAAACCTGGATTCATTGCTCTATTAGGATCAATCTCACCCGCACCAATAGCTAGCGGAGAAGCATATTGAGAAGGGTACGCATTATCCCGTATAGGATTTTGCGTATTATCCATAGGATTAGCTGTGGTTACTAATGCAGATCTTATAGCAGCCGCACTCCATTTgggatgtgttgatttgagaaGAGCAGCAACACCTGAAGCATGAGGACAAGCCATGGATGTTCCTGACATGAAATTGTAGTCATTTGATAAGAACACATTTGTGCCGATTCTAGCTGATGGTTTAGTAGGAATATAAGCTGCAAGAACTCTAGAGCCAGGTGCCATTATGTCAGGTTTCAAAATCCATGGAAAGTAATGTGAAGGACCTCTTGATGAGTAATGTGCTGCAGCTGGTGCTGGATTTATTCCAACAAATGTTTGTTGAAACTTAATGCTTGCTGTTGgatttttgttactttttgCATATTTGATCACAGATTGTGCATCTTTTGGCTTGATTACAATAATTGGAGAGTAAACATTTCCTAAATCAATTAAATCAGGATTATCTGAGACAAAAATTGCTCCTAACACACCTGTTTCTGCAACAAGATTGATTTGGTCAAACACTGATCTTGGATTTGATATTGAGTCATCATCACAAAGAATGATAGCTTGTTTGTAAAGTTGAGATAAGAGTTTCATTGAGTTGCATGAAGATAAAGTGTTATTGTGAACAAGTGGAAGATTTTCAACTATAGTAGCATTTGATGGAAACAAAGTCCAGCCTATAATGTTTTGACCATTTCCCAAAACAAGAGTGCCAAAAGTTCTATCAACTGTGCCTGCAGCAACAGTAATGAGCCAGGGGATACCATTGTGCAAGGTTCCAAGGTCAGGTCCTGCATTACCTGCTGAAGATGAAACAACAATCCCTTTTTCCATAGCTGCAAATGAAGCTATTGCTATAGGATCTTCATAAAGTGGAGCATCATCAAATCccattgaaattgaaatcacATCAACACCATCAATAATTGCTTGGTCCATTCCGGCCAAAACATCAGAAGCCAAAAGACCCTCTTCCCAAATCACTTTGTACATAGCAAGCCTAGCTTTTGGTGCAATGCCTCTTGCTACTCCTTTAGCATAACCAAAATAAGAAGCGCCGTTAACATAGTTACCTACAAGTCCCAAGACGAAAGCTCGGTTAGTGAGCTGACAGATATCGAAGGAGTAGTAACCGGAAAATCAAGAGTTCAAACTCTAGAAACTAACATAAACTACCAAgtctatgtttggtatcacggttggtatgtcagaatcacggtgatcCACTGTGATTTCATAACTTCTGCAAAATCATGGTGGATTGTCGTGAtaccaaacacactctaacatttgcctataaaaaaaaatagttaccTGCAACAGTTGATGATGTGTGAGTTCCATGTCCTACTATATCTCTAGCCGAGTTCATGTAGATTGATGTAACATTTGGATTTGAAGCAATCACACCTTTGTTGAAATACCTAGCTCCAATCAATTTGAAGTTACACATAGAGGTATTGAATTCTTGGCCAGATTCACATGTTCCTTTCCATTTGTTTGGAATTTTCTTTGTCATGCCATGATCTTTAAAGCTTTGACTCTCTGGCCAAACACCAGAATCAATAACACCAACAATGATATCGTCTCCGAAATTTGAAGCATGCCATAGTCCACTTGGAGAATCTAGGGAAAGAAATTCAAAGGTATGTGTGGTGTCAATGGTTGCAGTTCTGTCTTGATATGCTGCAACAAAACCATCAATGTTGTTAAGAGTCTCCAACTCATTTGAAGATAACACTGCACTAAAACCATACATGGCATTATCATAGGTGTAAACTAGTTTCTTATGTGATTGATAATCATGATCATCAAGTAGTAATGTTTTTGATTTTAAGGAATTAATGGTGGATTTAAACCATTCATGATGAGTTGTGAAGACTTTAGGAGAGAAAGATTTGTTCATGTGGATTATATATGTGGCAGTATTAGCATTGCTATGAAGGGTTAATAGAAACAAAGGAGTAATGAGAAGTGAAAACACAAAGTTTGGCTTCATTGATTATTTTTGCAACTAAACAATGAAATGTTGTTTTAGCTCTTTGATTCCTCTGATCATAAATAAGACTATATAGGACTTGTAATATTTTTGGAACTAAACAAATAAATTAGTGTTGGCTCTTGATTCCCTTATATTGATCCTTTATGAATTGAAATAACGTGAAATTTAAGGCTGTTTAATTTGTATAATTCaatattgaaacaaaaataagatGTGTTGTTTCAATGAGAGTTGGGTATAGCATAAGAGTTTAGACTCCtacaatataataaattaatgtaAGAATCTTAACGAGGTACTTGCATTTTGTATCCGACACACCTTAAATATGAGAAACCAACAAAATATGAGAGAGTatgaataatgttttttttttttttttttgaagacagAGTATGAATAATGTTGACATTCATAACTTACTGAAAAACAAACGATGATTTTACGTACTTCCAatggttaaaaaataaaaaattaactttgttgTGAATTAATCGACAACCAAATGAATAAATtttctaggtttttttttataaaaaataaaaaactttgttGTACATTTCATTTATAGGTTTGACTCCATATTCTCAAAATTAACTTTGTTGTGCAAATTAAACAAGTTTAAATGATTaccaaataaataagtttttacaAAAAGAACCACCTCACCCctatattgttttgtttttttaactaACGAAAATAGAATATAttaccaattgttagttggtttagtggtgattgatggTAAACTTGGTAGAGAGAACTACAGTTCGatcccacaactgcgatcggaaggggttggaaccacttgatgtcagaactaactCTCGAACCAAATTAGGAGGTCCAGTCCTCCGGATAatagtggtgaaaaaaaaagaatatattaaCACCAACAGAGTAGTCCCTAGGCATAACAAAGAGAAAACTGAAGTTTACAAAAAGCCGGTCGAGAAATACAACAATAATAGCGAATTAGCCGATGTCCAAAACAAGTAATTAAACGGGACCCATCTCCAACTATGGTAGCTATGAGACAAAATTTGCATTATTTGCCTTCGTCCCCTattgttttattgttttgtgTAGGGTGTCCACGTTTTGGTTTAGATCAATTTTAAGGCAAAAATTCATCCGATCCAAATATGAAATTACTTACGATTCGATTCGATTTTGGATGGCTaattaaaaattttgatttggtCCAATTTTGAGCGGTTTAATTTGAATTAGTTTTTGGATATTCaaattacaaattttaatttttttattaaatattaatattataaaggCAGTAAAATGTTAGGttttatataacatataatatattaaaaaaatatttttgaatgacaactattaattatatttgaaatacatgaaatagtaaaaaaaaattaattgaactaATAAGtagtattataaaattaaaagtcaactatttcaaaaaaaaagaaggcaaaattacactacagatcctttatcttatttttttgtaacactttggtcttttatcttttttttgtaacattttggtcctttatcttttatttgtaacactttagcccgttaattttttttatttgtaacactttagtccctttttaTGTAAcaatttgatcctttatctttttttatttgtaacactttgatcctttattttttataaataaataagataaggaccaaagtgttacaaaaaaaaagataaaggaccaaattgttacaaaaaaaaagataaaggaccaaaatattacaaaaaaataagataaaggacttgtagtgtaattttgccaaaaaagAAGTAAGTTAATGCAACATTTCATAccgataaaaaattaaataactattaaaataaatatatgaagtTTGATTCGGTTTGAATCGATTTTAAAATCAATACAAAATGTGAACCAATTTtgcaattttcaaaaaaaaaaaaaataaatccaaataCATCTAAAAatactcaattttaaaattaatctgCAGTTTTTATTTGGATCAGTTTAACATTCTTAATTAATATTGAATTGCTTATATATACAAGTCAAAAGGTGTCGAATGCACCACCAAATCTCTGGGACTCTTGAGGAGTCGATTGATATATATATCACATAATAATGAGTTTTTGGTTAATGGAATAGCCATAATAAGGAATCAAGGATGacattattttaatattctttttttttttttttggtgtactATTTTAATATTCTTTGTGCACCAGAAAGAGAATAGAGTAATCTGAAAGCGGTGTTGTAGGTGGTTCGGTCGGTGTTGCATCGGTGGTGCCGTTAACGTTATTTTCGATGTGAGTAAAAGCTTTTTCAAGGTGTGTAGGAAAGGAAAATAAGGATATAAAGATGTTTGGAAATTAAATTATGGCGTGTTAGGAATGAGAAGATTTTTTCGGAAAAAGAGGTTGATGCAAAAgtattatttgaaaaaattcaaattacttcATGGAAATGATCGATAGAAAAGAAGATTAATGTCTCATGTTCATTTTTTGAATGGTGTATTAATTCGTTTGATTGTATTACTCGTTAGTTTTTGTAGATAAAGTACGAGAAATGTTCACCTTACAAAGATACCAACCCAAAATCGATAAAAGAGACAACT
This genomic interval from Trifolium pratense cultivar HEN17-A07 linkage group LG6, ARS_RC_1.1, whole genome shotgun sequence contains the following:
- the LOC123888118 gene encoding subtilisin-like protease SBT3, whose amino-acid sequence is MKPNFVFSLLITPLFLLTLHSNANTATYIIHMNKSFSPKVFTTHHEWFKSTINSLKSKTLLLDDHDYQSHKKLVYTYDNAMYGFSAVLSSNELETLNNIDGFVAAYQDRTATIDTTHTFEFLSLDSPSGLWHASNFGDDIIVGVIDSGVWPESQSFKDHGMTKKIPNKWKGTCESGQEFNTSMCNFKLIGARYFNKGVIASNPNVTSIYMNSARDIVGHGTHTSSTVAGNYVNGASYFGYAKGVARGIAPKARLAMYKVIWEEGLLASDVLAGMDQAIIDGVDVISISMGFDDAPLYEDPIAIASFAAMEKGIVVSSSAGNAGPDLGTLHNGIPWLITVAAGTVDRTFGTLVLGNGQNIIGWTLFPSNATIVENLPLVHNNTLSSCNSMKLLSQLYKQAIILCDDDSISNPRSVFDQINLVAETGVLGAIFVSDNPDLIDLGNVYSPIIVIKPKDAQSVIKYAKSNKNPTASIKFQQTFVGINPAPAAAHYSSRGPSHYFPWILKPDIMAPGSRVLAAYIPTKPSARIGTNVFLSNDYNFMSGTSMACPHASGVAALLKSTHPKWSAAAIRSALVTTANPMDNTQNPIRDNAYPSQYASPLAIGAGEIDPNRAMNPGLIYDATPQDYVNLLCALKYTKTQILTITRSSSYDCENPSFDLNYPSFIALYSNKTTSMVHKFKRTVTNVGNGAATYKAKVIQPKGCVVTVSPDILDFSYRNEKQSYYININIKYVVYKKKRVSFGDLVWIEDGGTHTVRSPIVVAPRGIIGF